The following coding sequences lie in one Crassostrea angulata isolate pt1a10 chromosome 10, ASM2561291v2, whole genome shotgun sequence genomic window:
- the LOC128166720 gene encoding RNA-binding protein RO60-like encodes MYDFLKEDEFEEPEESLNSDRTQSKSERSQIHNVPKTIDEIRLSRFLCLGTESGAYHTDEIELTCRENVGCIDRLINKGEGLKVVETIREFSIEGKACKATPIIFALSICCRCNDHKTKDAAYKILSDVCRIPTHLFEFIKYCQDVNPNGDGWGRAHRKGVSMWYENYRNRKGGIPLLAFHMTKYKSRFGFTHRDVFRLCHIKTDNDALGYLVYHFCRNQNRTDINWSEHLELAKQKEGFEQSELKKVIDLLQVFDDAKNCHDEEMMKRMILEHHPYLVREHVPTELLNSKKVWEALMRFMPMTAMIRNLGKMSSLDLLESDSFGEGLTVDKLTSKELLKTAMVHPITLLVARKAYSKGQSESKKQRLNWQVNPKVRDALKEAFYVTINHVETTGKRYLLAICMNGSVNEHEKRTPILTARDVAAAMAIVTGRREQYCDVVAFSGNRLTEYINIREVSIPNQDNFEALSEKFSQMQFDSLDCAAPILDAIQNKKMYDVFVVYTDSEMNVGPILPSEALKRYRTASGITDARLIVCGLANNGLSIAEPDDPLMMDIVGFDSGAPAAIHQFVTGNI; translated from the exons atgtatgattttttaaaggaggACGAGTTCGAGGAGCCAGAAGAATCTCTAAACTCGGATCGAACCCAAAGTAAGTCGGAAAGAAGTCAAATCCATAATGTCCCCAAAACGATCGACGAAATTCGCCTAAGTCGATTTCTGTGTCTGGGAACAGAGAGTGGCGCCTACCACACCGATGAAATTGAACTGACGTGCCGGGAAAATGTCGGTTGCATCGACAG ACTTATCAACAAGGGTGAAGGATTGAAAGTTGTTGAGACTATCCGAGAGTTCAGCATAGAAGGAAAAGCATGCAAAGCTACCCCTATTATATTTGCTCTTTCAATATGCTGTCGCTGTAACGATCACAAAACGAAAGATGCCGCTTACAAGATCCTGTCAGATGTTTGTCGAATTCCAACCCACCTTTTTGAATTCATCAAGTATTGTCAAGATGTAAATCCTAATGGGGATGGATGGGGAAGAGCTCATCGTAAAGGTGTATCCATGTGGTACGAGAATTATAGGAATAGGAAAGGTGGCATTCCTTTATTGGCCTTCCACATGACAAAGTACAAGTCGAGATTTGGGTTTACCCATAGGGACGTCTTTCGTTTGTGTCACATCAAAACAGACAACGATGCCCTGGGGTACTTGGTTTATCACTTCTGTCGTAATCAAAACAGGACAGATATAAATTGGTCAGAGCACCTGGAATTGGCAAAACAAAAAGAAGGCTTTGAACAATCGGAACTTAAGAAAGTTATCGACTTGCTTCAAGTTTTCGACGATGCTAAAAATTGCCACGATGAAGAAATGATGAAGCGGATGATTTTGGAACATCATCCGTACCTTGTTCGAGAACATGTACCAACTGAGCTGTTGAATTCCAAAAAGGTATGGGAAGCATTAATGCGATTTATGCCAATGACGGCCATGATAAGAAATTTAGGAAAAATGTCTAGTCTTGATCTGTTAGAATCTGACAGTTTTGGTGAAGGTTTAACAGTAGATAAATTGACGAGCAAAGAGCTGCTAAAAACAGCTATGGTTCATCCTATAACTCTGTTGGTTGCTAGGAAAGCTTATTCTAAAGGCCAAAGTGAATCAAAAAAGCAAAGACTGAACTGGCAGGTGAATCCAAAGGTGCGAGACGCGTTAAAAGAAGCTTTCTATGTTACCATCAACCACGTAGAAACAACGGGGAAACGATACCTACTGGCGATATGTATGAATGGATCCGTAAATGAACACGAAAAGAGAACTCCTATTCTAACCGCCAGGGATGTGGCGGCTGCCATGGCAATTGTAACCGGTAGGCGAGAACAGTACTGCGATGTCGTCGCGTTTTCTGGAAACCGATTGACAGAATATATCAACATCAGGGAAGTATCCATTCCAAACCAAGATAACTTCGAAGCATTGTCGGAAAAATTTTCTCAAATGCAATTTGATTCATTAGATTGCGCTGCTCCAATTTTAGATGCcattcaaaataagaaaatgtacGATGTGTTTGTGGTGTATACCGACTCGGAGATGAACGTCGGTCCCATACTTCCGTCAGAAGCCCTGAAAAGATATCGGACTGCTTCTGGAATAACAGATGCTCGGCTCATTGTATGTGGATTGGCCAACAATGGCTTATCCATCGCAGAACCAGACGATCCACTGATGATGGATATCGTTGGATTTGATTCTGGTGCCCCGGCAGCAATCCACCAGTTTGTGACAGGAAACATTTGA